A section of the Citrus sinensis cultivar Valencia sweet orange chromosome 8, DVS_A1.0, whole genome shotgun sequence genome encodes:
- the LOC102618854 gene encoding patatin-like protein 2 isoform X1: protein MEIQSPRSPIQPPTFGNLITILSIDGGGIRGVIPATILAFLESELQKLDGEEARIADYFDVISGTSTGGLVTAMLTAPNEQNRPLFAAKDIKEFYLNHCPKIFPQSSGPFGPATKLIKSLTGPKYDGKYLHHLVKEKLGDKKLHETLTNVVIPTFDIKNLQPTIFSSYEMKQNPSLDASLSDICVATSAAPTYLPAHSFETKDSTGKVRSFDLIDGGVAANNPTLVALNEVTKEINRGSSDYYAINAMDYTRFLVISLGTGAPKTEAKYDALKAAKWGVLGWLSSESSTPLVDVFMQSSSDMTDFHISTAFKALHSENGYLRIQDDTLTGDEASVDVATKKNLESLVGIGERLLKKPVTKVNFETGLCEPCGQGTNDEALIRLAKDLSKEKRIRDMRSPQGKVAKATN from the exons ATGGAAATTCAATCTCCAAGATCACCCATACAACCTCCAACTTTTGGTAACCTTATCACCATTCTTAGCATCGATGGAGGTGGAATTAGAGGAGTCATCCCTGCAACTATCCTTGCCTTCCTAGAGTCTGAGCTTCAG AAACTTGACGGAGAGGAAGCAAGAATTGCAGACTATTTTGATGTGATTTCAGGAACGAGCACCGGTGGTCTTGTGACCGCTATGCTAACGGCCCCAAATGAGCAAAATCGCCCCCTGTTTGCTGCTAAGGATATCAAGGAATTTTATCTGAATCACTGCCCTAAAATCTTTCCCCAATCTAG TGGCCCCTTTGGTCCTGCTACAAAGCTGATTAAGTCTCTCACTGGGCCAAAATATGATGGCAAATATCTACATCACCTCGTGAAGGAAAAATTAGGAGATAAAAAGCTGCACGAGACGTTGACAAACGTTGTGATTCCAACTTTTGACATCAAGAATCTCCAGCCAACTATCTTCTCCAGCTACGAG ATGAAGCAAAATCCCAGCCTAGATGCCTCACTCTCCGATATCTGCGTTGCAACTTCAGCCGCCCCTACTTATCTTCCAGCCCATTCGTTTGAAACCAAAGATTCCACAGGAAAAGTGAGAAGTTTTGATCTCATTGACGGTGGCGTTGCCGCTAACAATCCg ACTCTAGTTGCTTTGAACGAGGTAACCAAAGAAATCAATCGGGGAAGTTCTGACTACTATGCAATCAACGCAATGGATTACACTCGGTTTCTGGTGATATCGTTAGGGACTGGTGCGCCAAAAACTGAAGCGAAGTATGACGCCCTTAAAGCAGCTAAGTGGGGTGTGTTGGGTTGGTTGTCGAGTGAAAGTTCGACTCCATTGGTGGATGTGTTCATGCAATCAAGCAGCGACATGACGGACTTTCACATTTCCACTGCTTTTAAAGCCCTTCATTCTGAAAACGGTTATCTTCGCATCCAGGATGATACACTAACTGGAGACGAGGCTTCAGTTGATGTTGCCACCAAAAAGAACCTCGAGAGTCTTGTGGGAATTGGTGAAAGACTGCTGAAGAAACCAGTTACAAAGGTCAATTTCGAAACTGGACTATGTGAGCCTTGTGGTCAGGGTACTAATGACGAGGCTCTCATAAG ACTAGCAAAAGATCTTTCTAAGGAGAAGCGGATTCGTGACATGAGATCACCGCAAGGAAAGGTTGCAAAAGCCACCAATTGA